Proteins encoded within one genomic window of Pseudomonas cannabina:
- a CDS encoding IS5 family transposase, translating to MQKTFSELEYTGKKKQTRRDRFLADLEQLVPWALLEAQVAPFYSNTAGKRGRPAIGVSRMLRMYVVQQCFGFSDEGCEDAVYDSQAIRGFMSIDLGRESAPDATTLLRFRRLLEVHQLTRLLFETINQHLASRGLLLKEGTIVDATLIAAPPSVKNREGKRDPEMHQARKGNQWHFGMKAHIGVDATSGLVHSVVGTAANVADVTQVGQLLHGDETYVSGDAGYTGAAKRPEHAERDVIWSIAERPSSYKQHGEGSVLYRVKRKIEYAKAQLRAKVEHPFQVIKVRFNHRKVRYRGLEKNTAQLFSLFGLANLMLAKRYLQQTAG from the coding sequence GTGCAGAAGACCTTCTCCGAACTCGAATATACCGGCAAGAAAAAGCAGACTCGCCGAGATCGCTTCCTGGCTGACCTTGAACAGTTGGTGCCCTGGGCCCTGCTGGAGGCGCAAGTGGCGCCGTTTTATAGCAACACCGCAGGCAAGCGCGGACGCCCTGCGATAGGGGTGTCGCGCATGTTGCGCATGTACGTCGTGCAGCAGTGTTTCGGTTTCTCCGATGAAGGTTGCGAAGATGCCGTCTACGACAGCCAGGCCATCCGCGGTTTTATGAGTATCGACCTGGGTCGCGAGTCTGCACCGGATGCCACCACCTTGCTGCGTTTTCGCCGCTTGCTGGAAGTCCATCAGCTAACCCGGCTGCTGTTTGAAACGATTAACCAGCATCTGGCCAGCCGGGGGCTGCTGCTCAAGGAAGGCACTATCGTCGACGCTACTCTGATCGCCGCGCCGCCCTCGGTCAAGAACCGAGAAGGCAAGCGTGATCCTGAGATGCATCAGGCCAGGAAAGGCAATCAATGGCACTTTGGGATGAAGGCCCACATTGGTGTAGACGCCACGTCGGGGCTGGTGCACAGCGTAGTAGGGACGGCCGCTAACGTGGCGGATGTCACCCAGGTTGGCCAGTTGCTTCACGGTGACGAAACCTATGTTTCGGGTGACGCTGGATACACCGGTGCGGCCAAGCGACCGGAGCATGCTGAACGGGACGTTATCTGGTCGATTGCAGAACGGCCAAGCAGTTACAAGCAGCACGGCGAAGGCAGCGTGCTGTATCGGGTCAAGCGCAAAATTGAATATGCCAAGGCGCAACTGCGTGCCAAGGTCGAGCACCCCTTCCAGGTAATCAAGGTGCGCTTCAATCATCGCAAGGTTCGCTACCGTGGGCTGGAAAAGAATACAGCGCAGTTGTTCAGTTTGTTTGGGTTGGCCAATCTGATGCTGGCCAAGCGGTATTTACAACAGACGGCAGGATAA
- a CDS encoding IS5 family transposase: MQKTFSELEYTGKKKQTRRDRFLADLEQLVPWALLEAQVAPFYSNTAGKRGRPAIGVSRMLRMYVVQQCFGFSDEGCEDAVYDSQAIRGFMGIDLGRESAPDATTLLRFRRLLEVHQLTRLLFETINQHLASRGLLLKEGTIVDATLIAAPPSVKNREGKRDPEMHQARKGNQWHFGMKAHIGVDATSGLVHSVVGTAANVADVTQVGQLLHGDETYVSGDAGYTGAAKRPEHAERDVIWSIAERPSSYKQHGEGSVLYRVKRKIEYAKAQLRAKVEHPFQVIKVRFNHRKVRYRGLEKNTAQLFSLFGLANLMLAKRYLQQTAG, encoded by the coding sequence GTGCAGAAGACCTTCTCCGAACTCGAATATACCGGCAAGAAAAAGCAGACTCGCCGAGATCGCTTCCTGGCTGACCTTGAACAGTTGGTGCCCTGGGCCCTGCTGGAGGCGCAAGTGGCGCCGTTTTATAGCAACACCGCAGGCAAGCGCGGACGCCCTGCGATAGGGGTGTCGCGCATGTTGCGCATGTACGTCGTGCAGCAGTGTTTCGGTTTCTCCGATGAAGGTTGCGAAGATGCCGTCTACGACAGCCAGGCCATCCGCGGTTTTATGGGTATCGACCTGGGTCGCGAGTCTGCACCGGATGCCACCACCTTGCTGCGTTTTCGCCGCTTGCTGGAAGTCCATCAGCTAACCCGGCTGCTGTTTGAAACGATTAACCAGCATCTGGCCAGCCGGGGGCTGCTGCTCAAGGAAGGCACTATCGTCGACGCTACTCTGATCGCCGCGCCGCCCTCGGTCAAGAACCGAGAAGGCAAGCGTGATCCTGAGATGCATCAGGCCAGGAAAGGCAATCAATGGCACTTTGGGATGAAGGCCCACATTGGTGTAGACGCCACGTCGGGGCTGGTGCACAGCGTAGTAGGGACGGCCGCTAACGTGGCGGATGTCACCCAGGTTGGCCAGTTGCTTCACGGTGACGAAACCTATGTTTCGGGTGACGCTGGATACACCGGTGCGGCCAAGCGACCGGAGCATGCTGAACGGGACGTTATCTGGTCGATTGCAGAACGGCCAAGCAGTTACAAGCAGCACGGCGAAGGCAGCGTGCTGTATCGGGTCAAGCGCAAAATTGAATATGCCAAGGCGCAACTGCGTGCCAAGGTCGAGCACCCCTTCCAGGTAATCAAGGTGCGCTTCAATCATCGCAAGGTTCGCTACCGTGGGCTGGAAAAGAATACAGCGCAGTTGTTCAGTTTGTTTGGGTTGGCCAATCTGATGCTGGCCAAGCGGTATTTACAACAGACGGCAGGATAA
- a CDS encoding DUF1249 domain-containing protein, producing MVVNLLRERYRVDLAGLQAACEANYARLMRLLPDMRNEQRSRRVAVTQGDQMLGVLAVEVLLDCPYTTTLQVRQEHSLPWLPVPVLEVQVYHDARMAEVIGAEHARRFRGIYPYPNADMHQPDEKAQLNLFLGEWLSHCLACGHEFEAVR from the coding sequence ATGGTCGTGAATCTATTGCGCGAGCGCTACCGTGTCGATCTTGCCGGGCTGCAGGCTGCGTGTGAAGCCAACTACGCGCGCCTGATGCGCCTGCTGCCCGATATGCGTAACGAACAGCGTTCGCGCCGCGTCGCCGTGACCCAGGGCGACCAGATGCTGGGCGTGCTGGCCGTCGAAGTTCTGCTCGACTGCCCGTACACCACCACCCTGCAAGTCCGCCAGGAACACAGCCTGCCGTGGCTGCCGGTGCCGGTGCTTGAAGTACAGGTCTACCACGACGCACGCATGGCCGAAGTCATCGGTGCCGAACACGCGCGGCGCTTTCGCGGCATCTATCCCTACCCCAATGCCGATATGCACCAACCGGATGAAAAAGCCCAACTCAATCTGTTTCTGGGCGAGTGGCTGAGTCATTGTCTGGCGTGTGGGCATGAGTTTGAAGCAGTGCGGTAG
- a CDS encoding RHS repeat domain-containing protein, with protein MRQNPDHITATWHSFNKNHLQTREELQVQFQAEKITKWEFTDASPGEKGFGLPTKITTDYADLSHPKTEKTTTVQTLTYNNIGQLTKSIAVDGVVTEWLYYPDTGGQGLDLSLIAEKPLSKDLATLTCPKVPEGYLPPVKLEYVHDPAYPKSQQITAYAYQTRENPVTQRSLLVPSTVVVLTGVRFDATTMYPSLMRRNALIEQRVISRSGPDVAIDNTTTWKESVVQNTWLGTQQNTLTTSMLYDDNPSVGRTVRAEAQGQIISSRTFSRLSGRPLSETIDGLEFRYVSDSLGRLVRQERGATEANAWKAEAVETTDYSITAEGLQVTVTEAEQQVRTLYDGLQRPVRVAVKQTILPDSAFCVISRIEYDGLDATNQTLYDYLPGGLRRTKDARPEAAMDASKMAWMADCTREDAGILINEQIIGSDSGAQLIRQLSGRSLDKGNTALLETLRPSTAKDASTDRTIERTFDDERRLIKIRTNNTSEHRIEYDELERAVAIIAPDGTRTERKYHKLSDYITQLNVGSTVLGTQKTTATARQTTVGELTYEFPGGSASTVVRPDKTLLESAVSADGRTATLSINRKVHTQRVISQPNVLTVTVNPVSVTSAEAWSSLTSSPQSLGLTSITQTSPRGSRQAEMTRSLKGRLLTSTAVDGRQMRVFRDYLDRVVRVIHGELHYHYLWSAFGEPLQRTVVNQASGERLDVRFTWDAFGQEIAREYTLNNKPLLALTNSYLANGQVSSKTLTREGVLQRTEGFSYDARDRLKSYECKTDVAGWPQDQAGKSLSKQSYGYDELYNLSECSSTYADGSTCIQTYTYDTIKNPTRRLSVTTELRSSAKAKTTSTQTATLAYDANGNQTTDESGRTLAYTPLGQLASVKDNDGKLLTRYSYDAFGRLISQYVGATKHTCELLYDGTQLTGEAWFDDANKEFKRILFSEDMVQQTCIGETVRSDFVLTDPSSGVAGFSAHDGTGAVKLSPLGYTPYGESSNLDSGCRLGFNSERIDPVLGCYHLGNGYRTYSPAQRHWLQPDTWSPLGAGGINNTAYCAGDPVNLFDPSGHVMISRWGASNIIRDLVKVLQEERHQPVGHFWRGLAVNASVAVAGVLMTPFTGGSSLAITAGVLVTTLAIASAGLDIASYVLEDVNPELARKLGIASTALGFISNAPFRTGLRLGGRLLRWTSSRAGRLISRLEPLFRKGPQLRRR; from the coding sequence ATGCGTCAGAACCCGGACCATATTACCGCTACCTGGCACTCGTTCAATAAGAATCATCTTCAAACCAGAGAAGAACTCCAAGTCCAGTTTCAGGCCGAAAAGATCACCAAATGGGAGTTCACTGATGCAAGTCCGGGTGAGAAGGGATTCGGGTTGCCCACTAAAATTACGACCGACTACGCCGACCTCAGTCACCCGAAAACAGAAAAAACCACTACCGTCCAGACACTCACCTACAATAACATCGGCCAACTCACCAAGAGTATCGCCGTCGACGGGGTCGTCACTGAATGGTTGTATTACCCCGACACTGGCGGGCAAGGACTGGACCTATCGCTGATCGCCGAAAAACCGCTATCGAAAGACTTGGCGACCCTGACCTGCCCGAAAGTACCCGAAGGCTATCTGCCTCCGGTGAAATTAGAATACGTCCATGATCCCGCCTATCCGAAAAGTCAGCAAATCACAGCCTATGCTTACCAGACAAGGGAAAATCCGGTCACTCAGCGATCTCTGCTCGTGCCCTCAACAGTCGTCGTTTTGACCGGAGTTAGGTTCGATGCTACAACCATGTACCCCTCATTGATGCGCAGAAACGCATTGATTGAGCAGCGGGTTATCAGCCGCTCAGGTCCCGACGTCGCGATCGATAACACAACTACCTGGAAAGAATCCGTCGTACAGAACACCTGGCTGGGTACGCAACAGAATACGCTGACCACAAGCATGCTCTATGACGACAACCCTTCTGTTGGGCGCACTGTTCGCGCCGAGGCGCAGGGACAGATTATATCCAGTCGAACGTTCTCCCGATTGAGCGGGCGACCGCTGTCAGAAACCATAGACGGCCTCGAATTTCGCTATGTTAGCGATAGTTTGGGGCGATTGGTGAGGCAGGAACGGGGTGCCACCGAAGCGAATGCATGGAAAGCAGAAGCTGTCGAAACGACTGACTACAGTATTACCGCCGAGGGATTACAAGTCACTGTCACCGAGGCCGAGCAACAGGTACGCACGCTGTATGACGGTTTGCAGCGCCCTGTCAGGGTGGCCGTAAAGCAGACGATCTTGCCTGATTCAGCGTTCTGCGTGATCTCGCGCATCGAATATGACGGCCTCGATGCCACCAATCAGACACTATACGATTACTTGCCAGGCGGGTTACGCCGCACTAAAGATGCCAGACCCGAGGCGGCTATGGACGCCTCAAAAATGGCCTGGATGGCCGATTGCACCCGGGAAGATGCAGGGATCCTTATAAATGAGCAAATTATTGGGTCTGACAGCGGCGCCCAACTCATAAGGCAGCTTTCCGGGCGGAGTTTAGATAAGGGCAACACCGCGCTACTCGAAACGCTCCGGCCTTCTACTGCCAAGGACGCATCAACCGACCGGACTATCGAGCGCACATTCGACGATGAAAGGCGATTGATAAAAATCCGTACCAACAACACCAGTGAACATCGCATCGAATATGACGAGTTGGAGCGTGCAGTAGCTATCATCGCTCCCGACGGCACTCGCACAGAACGTAAGTACCACAAACTCAGCGACTACATCACACAACTCAACGTCGGATCCACTGTGCTTGGCACGCAAAAAACGACCGCCACCGCCAGGCAAACCACCGTAGGAGAGTTGACGTATGAATTCCCGGGCGGATCCGCCAGCACAGTCGTCAGGCCGGATAAGACCCTGCTCGAATCAGCCGTCTCAGCAGATGGACGCACAGCAACTCTCTCGATCAACAGGAAAGTTCATACACAACGGGTAATCTCTCAACCCAACGTACTGACTGTCACTGTGAACCCTGTATCGGTGACCAGCGCCGAGGCGTGGTCCAGCCTTACAAGCTCACCGCAAAGTCTGGGGTTAACGAGTATTACCCAAACATCGCCCCGAGGAAGTCGGCAGGCCGAAATGACCCGATCACTGAAGGGCAGGCTCTTGACGAGCACGGCAGTAGATGGTCGCCAGATGCGGGTATTTCGCGACTACCTGGACCGTGTAGTTCGTGTGATTCATGGTGAATTGCACTATCACTATCTCTGGTCCGCGTTTGGTGAGCCGCTACAACGCACGGTGGTCAATCAGGCAAGTGGTGAACGCCTTGACGTTCGCTTTACGTGGGACGCGTTCGGCCAAGAGATAGCACGCGAATATACACTCAACAACAAACCGTTATTGGCCTTGACGAACAGTTACCTGGCCAATGGCCAAGTGAGCAGTAAAACCCTGACGCGTGAAGGAGTGCTCCAACGCACGGAAGGCTTCTCCTACGATGCCCGGGATCGACTGAAAAGCTACGAATGCAAGACTGACGTTGCAGGCTGGCCTCAGGATCAGGCTGGAAAGAGCCTTTCGAAGCAGAGCTATGGTTATGACGAATTATACAACCTGAGCGAATGCTCTTCGACCTACGCCGATGGCAGCACCTGTATTCAAACATACACGTATGACACCATTAAAAACCCGACTCGAAGACTGTCTGTAACAACCGAATTGAGGTCAAGCGCCAAAGCCAAAACAACATCGACACAGACGGCTACGCTCGCTTACGACGCCAACGGCAATCAAACCACTGACGAATCGGGACGCACGCTGGCCTATACGCCACTGGGTCAATTGGCGAGCGTTAAAGACAACGACGGCAAACTGTTGACTCGCTATAGCTATGATGCATTTGGCCGTCTTATATCTCAATACGTCGGCGCCACAAAGCACACCTGTGAACTGCTGTATGACGGCACGCAACTGACGGGAGAAGCATGGTTCGACGACGCGAACAAGGAATTCAAACGTATCCTGTTCAGCGAGGATATGGTACAGCAAACCTGTATTGGCGAAACCGTGCGGTCAGACTTCGTCCTCACCGACCCCAGCAGCGGTGTTGCTGGATTTAGCGCGCATGATGGAACTGGTGCAGTAAAACTGTCCCCACTTGGCTATACCCCTTATGGCGAGAGCTCCAACCTCGATAGCGGATGTCGGCTGGGCTTCAATAGCGAGCGCATCGACCCGGTATTGGGCTGTTACCACTTGGGTAACGGCTACAGGACGTATAGTCCGGCACAGCGACATTGGTTGCAACCCGACACCTGGAGCCCCTTGGGAGCCGGCGGCATCAACAATACCGCCTACTGCGCAGGCGACCCGGTCAACCTGTTCGACCCCAGCGGGCATGTGATGATCAGCCGCTGGGGCGCCAGTAATATAATCAGGGACTTGGTGAAGGTATTACAGGAAGAAAGGCATCAGCCTGTGGGCCATTTCTGGAGAGGCCTTGCGGTCAACGCCAGTGTCGCCGTCGCGGGCGTTCTGATGACCCCTTTCACAGGAGGGTCTTCTTTGGCAATTACTGCGGGCGTCCTCGTGACAACATTGGCTATTGCTTCCGCAGGTCTTGATATTGCCAGTTACGTACTGGAGGACGTCAACCCCGAGCTGGCCCGAAAACTGGGAATTGCCTCTACCGCTCTGGGTTTCATATCGAATGCCCCCTTTAGAACGGGATTGAGATTGGGCGGTCGACTGCTACGTTGGACGTCAAGCAGGGCCGGCAGACTTATCTCCAGGCTTGAGCCCCTATTTAGAAAGGGACCACAGCTAAGGAGACGCTGA